A genomic segment from Bufo bufo chromosome 8, aBufBuf1.1, whole genome shotgun sequence encodes:
- the PBX2 gene encoding pre-B-cell leukemia transcription factor 2 isoform X2, translated as MDEQGRLLQSRGVGIPGHPLHGGPQTLTPHPMHDTSADNGEPRKQDIGDILQQIMTITDQSLDEAQAKKHALNCHRMKPALFSVLCEIKEKTGLSIRNNQEEEPVDPQLMRLDNMLLAEGVAGPEKGGGSAAAAAAAAASGGVSPDNSIEHSDYRNKLSQIRQIYHAELEKYEQACNEFTTHVMNLLREQSRTRPISPKEIERMVGIIHRKFSTIQMQLKQSTCEAVMILRSRFLDARRKRRNFSKQATEVLNEYFYSHLSNPYPSEEAKEELAKKCGITVSQVSNWFGNKRIRYKKNIGKFQEEANIYAVKTAVTVTQGGHSGANSPTTPTSAGGVLASHDGPWLQ; from the exons ATGGATGAACAAGGAAGGCTACTCCAGAGCAGGGGGGTTGGAATTCCAGGGCACCCTCTCCATGGGGGACCCCAAACCCTCACCCCCCACCCCATGCACGACACCTCAGCGGACAATGGGGAGCCCAGGAAGCAGGATATTGGCGATATATTGCAACAGATCATGACTATCACTGACCAGAGCCTGGATGAGGCCCAAGCAAA GAAACACGCCTTAAACTGCCATCGGATGAAGCCGGCCCTCTTCAGTGTACTGTGTGAGATAAAGGAGAAGACAG GTCTCAGCATCCGAAACAATCAGGAAGAGGAGCCTGTTGACCCTCAGTTGATGCGCTTGGACAATATGTTGCTGGCAGAAGGTGTAGCAGGACCAGAAAAGGGAGGTGGGTCCGCAGCGGCGGCTGCAGCAGCTGCGGCGTCTGGTGGAGTCTCTCCAGATAACTCTATAGAACATTCGGATTACAGGAACAAACTCTCCCAAATCAGGCAAATTTACCATGCGGAGTTGGAGAAGTACGAGCAG GCATGTAACGAGTTCACCACACACGTCATGAACCTTTTAAGAGAACAGAGTCGAACCAGACCTATCTCTCCCAAAGAGATTGAGAGGATGGTCGGGATTATCCATAGAAAGTTTAGTACAATCCAAATGCAGCTCAAGCAGTCCACATGTGAAGCAGTCATGATCCTTCGCTCTCGGTTCTTAGATGCAAG ACGAAAGAGGAGGAATTttagtaaacaggcaacagaagtCCTTAACGAGTACTTCTACTCACACCTCAGTAACCCTTACCCTAGTGAAGAGGCTAAAGAGGAACTTGCAAAGAAGTGTGGTATCACTGTATCACAG GTGTCCAACTGGTTTGGGAATAAAAGAATTAGGTACAAGAAAAACATTGGAAAATTTCAAGAGGAGGCCAACATCTACGCAGTGAAGACAgccgttactgtaacgcagggagGTCACAGTGGAGCAAATTCTCCAACGACACCAACATCTGCCG